The Pseudomonas fragi DNA window CCGGCGCATGCCTGTTCGGCAGCCGCCAGTATGGGCCGGTAGCCCGTGCAGCGACAGAGGTTGCCGGCAAGTGCCTCGTGGGCTTGATGGCCATCAGCCTGGCCGCTGCTGTTTTTTTGCAGGGCGAACAGCGACATCACAAAACCCGGGGTGCAAAAGCCGCACTGTGAGCCGTGGCAGTCGACCATCGCCCGCTGCACGCTGTGCAGTTGGCCCTGGTGTTTCAAGTCCTCGACGCTGATCAGTTGTTTGCCGTGCAGTGCCGAGACAAAGGTCAGGCACGAATTCAGGCTGCGATAGCGCAGCCGCTCAAGGCCCTGGTCGTCCGTGTGCAGTTCGCCGACCACCACGGTGCAGGCGCCGCAGTCACCGCTGGCGCAGCCTTCTTTGGTGCCGGGTTTGTGCAAGTGCTCGCGCAAATAGTTGAGCACGGTCAGGTTGGGGTCCAGCGTGTGCTCGGTGCGCAGCGTCTGGTTGAGTAGGAACTGGATCACGGAAGGCCTCGCATAATCATTATTGTTGTAACGCGGGATGAGTAGAAATCTAGCTAAAGTTGACCTGCGGGTCAAGAAATAGAGCTCGCTCATCCCTGTGATTGATATCCGGGGGATTTATTTGCTTATTTCGTGCCATATTCGGCCTCCGGGGCTCTGCGCGAGCGCCCACCAAGTGCGTTACACTTCGCCCCTGCACTGATAAAAGATTTTGAAGGTAAAACATGACGTTCAAGGCGCCGGACAGCCTCGCCGAGCAAATCGCTCACCACCTCGCCGAACGCATCATTCGTGGCGAACTAAAGCCTGGGGAACGCATTCAGGAACAGAAAGTGACGCTGGCGCTCAATGTCAGTCGTGGCTCTGTGCGCGAAGCCTTGCTGATCCTGGAGCGGCGACATCTGATCGCCATCCTCCCGCGCCGCGGTGCCCATGTGACCGAGCTCACGGCGCACAAGGTGCAAAGCCTGTGCACGCTGATGAGCGAGATGTACATCCTGCTCGGCAATGCGGTTGCCCAACGCTGGGCGGTGCCGGCTGACCTGGGGCCATTCCTGCAGATTCAGCAGCGTCTGGCTGCCAGCTACGAGCGCCAGGACATCAGCGCCTTTGTTGAAGACAGCTTCAATGTGATGCGTGCGGCGTACCCGTTCGCGGACAACCCGTACCTGCAGGAAACCGTCGAGAACCTGCACCCGGCCATGAGCCGTGCCTATTACCTGGCACTGGATCAGCGCAAGGCCGAGATGAGCGAATTTCTGGCCTTGTTTGCGCAGTTGCTCGAAGCCGTGCTGGCGCGTGACCTGGTGCAGATTCGCGTGGTGCTGAGCAGCTATGCCCAGCGCAGTTGTGCCCTGGTGCTGTCTGCCTTGACGGTTGCCTGAGCGTGCGCCTGACGTGCATCAAGCTGGCCGGCTTCAAGTCTTTCGTTGACCCGACAACCGTTACCTTCCCGAGCAATATGGCGGCGGTGGTCGGCCCCAACGGTTGTGGCAAGTCCAACATCATCGATGCCGTGCGCTGGGTCATGGGCGAAAGCTCGGCCAAAAACCTGCGCGGCGAGTCGATGACCGACGTCATCTTCAACGGTTCAACCACGCGCAAGCCGGTAAGCCAGGCCAGCATCGAGCTGGTGTTCGACAACTCCGACGGTACCCTGCTGGGCGAGTATGCGGCCTACGCCGAGATCTCCATTCGCCGCAAGGTAACCCGCGACAGCCAGACCACTTATTACCTCAACGGCACCAAATGCCGGCGTCGTGACATTACCGATATCTTCCTCGGTACGGGCCTGGGGCCGCGCAGCTACTCGATCATCGAGCAGGGCATGATCTCCAAGCTGATCGAGTCCAAGCCCGAAGACCTGCGCAATTTTATCGAAGAAGCAGCCGGCATCTCCAAGTACAAGGAGCGCCGTCGCGAGACCGAAAACCGCATTCGCCGTACCCACGAGAACCTCGCCCGCCTGACTGACCTGCGCGACGAGCTGGGCCGCCAGCTGGAACGCTTGCACCGCCAGGCACAGGCTGCCGAGAAGTACCAGGAATACAAGGGCCAGGAGCGTCAGCTCAAGGCCCAGCTGTCGGCCCTGCGCTGGCAGGCCCTGAATGAGCAGGTGGGCCAGCGTGAAGCGGTCATTGGCAACCAGGAAGTCAGCTTCGAAGCCCTGGTGGCCGAGCAGCGCAATGCCGATGCCAGCATCGAACGCCTGCGTGACGGGCACCATGATCTGTCAGAGCGCTTCAATCTGGTGCAAGGGCGCTTCTATTCGGTGGGGGGCGATATTGCCCGCGTCGAGCAGAGCATTCAGCATGGCCAGCAACGTTTGCGCCAGTTGCAGGATGACCTGCGCGAAGCTGAACGCTCGCGCCTGGAGACCGAGTCTCACCTGGGGCATGACCGCACCCTGCTGGCGACCCTGGGTGAAGAGCTGCACATGCTTGAGCCCGAGCAGGAGCTCACCAGCGCCGCCGCCGAAGAGGCCGCCGCCACGCTGGAAGTGGCCGAACAGACCATGCACGGCTGGCAAGAGCAGTGGGACAGCTTCAACCTGCGCTCGGCCGAGCCGCAGCGCCAGTCCGAAGTGCTGCAAGCGCGCATCCAGCAGCTGGAAACCAGCATGGAACGTGTGGCGGAGCGCCAGCGCCGCTTGGCTGAAGAGCGCGCCTTGCTGGCAGCGGACCCTGAAGACGCGGCGATTCTTGAACTGAGTGAGCAACTGGCCACCAGCGAGCTGACCCACGAAGAATTGCAGGCCAGTGAAGAACAACTGGTGGAGCGGCTAGAGCAAGTGCGGCATGACTTGCAACAGGCCACGCAGAATCAGCAGCAGGCGCAAGGTGATTTGCAGCGGCTGAACGGTCGCCTGGCCTCGCTTGAGGCCCTGCAGCAGGCGGCCCTCGATCCGGGCACCGGCACCAGTGAGTGGTTGCGCGATCAGCAGTTGGCCGAGCAACCGCGGCTGGCCGAAGGCTTGCGGGTTGAGCCGGGCTGGGAACTGGCGGTCGAGACCGTGCTGGGGGCCGACTTGCAGGCCGTGCTGGTTGAGGATTTTGCCCGGCTGGATCTGGCCGGCTTTGCCCAGGGCGATTTGCGCCTGGTCAGTGGCGCAGGGCCGGTCTCCCGTTTGGCGGGCAGCCTGCTCGACAAGGTAGACACCGATTTTGATCTGGCGCCGTGGCTGGCTCAGGTCAGGCCGGTCGAGTCCCTTGAGCAGGCGCTGGCGCTGCGCGCGCAATTGGTCGATGGCCAGAGCCTGATCAGCCGTGATGGTTATTGGGTGGGGCGTAATTTCCTGCGGGTGCGCCGTGCCAGCGAAGCCGAAAGTGGCGTTTTGGCCCGGGGCCAGGAAATTCAGCGTCGGGGGCTTGAGCGCGAAGAGCGCGAAGCCACTCTCGCGACCCTTGAAGAACAGCTGCAAAGCCTGCGTGAGCAGCAGTTGGTGCAAGAGGACTCTCGTGAGCAGGTTCGCCGTCGCTTGCAGGACGAAGCACGCCAGCAGGGTGAGATAAAGGCCAAGCTATCTGCGAGCAAAGCCAAAGTCGAGCAATTGACCCTGCGCCGTCGTCGTCTGGACGAAGAGCTGGCCGAGCTGGCTGAGCAGCGCGCGCTTGAGCACGAGCAAGTGGGCGAAGCGCGCCTGCAGTTGCAGGAAGCCCTTGATGCAATGGCCACCGACACCGAACAGCGCGAATTGTTGCTGGCGCGGCGTGACAGCCTGCGCGAGCAGCTCGACCGGGTGCGCCAGGATGCCCGTCAGCACAAGGATCACGCGCACCAGTTGGCGGTTCGACTGGGTTCGCTCAAGGCGCAGCATGACTCCACCCGTCAGGCCCTTGAACGTCTGCAAATGCAGTCCGAGCGTCTGGCTGAAAAGCGCGAACAGCTCAACCTCAATCTGGAGGAGGGTGAAGCGCCTCTGGAAGAGCTGCGCCTGAAACTTGAAGAGTTGCTCGACAAGCGCCTGAGCGTGGATGAAGAACTCAAGATTGCCCAGACCGCCCTCGAAGACGCCGACCGTGAATTGCGTGACGCTGAAAAGCGCCGCAACCAGGCTGAGCAACAGTCGCAGCTGATTCGTGGCCAGCTGGAGCAGCAGCGCATGGAGTGGCAAGCCCTGAGCGTGCGACGTACGGCGTTACAGGATCAGTTGCTGGCAGATGGCTATGACTTGCACGGGGTGCTCGCCACGCTTGATGCCGAGGTCAATGAACAGCAGGCCGAAGAAGAACTGGAACGTATTGCTGCACGCATTCAGCGTTTGGGTGCGATCAACCTCGCGGCCATCGATGAGTACCAGCAGCAATCGGAGCGCAAGCGCTACCTCGATGCCCAGGATGCCGATCTGGTCGAAGCACTCGACACCCTCGAAAACGTCATCCGCAAGATCGACAAAGAGACCCGCAGTCGCTTTAAAGACACCTTTGATCAGATAAATGGTGGATTACAGGCACTTTTCCCAAAAGTTTTCGGTGGCGGCAGCGCTTATTTGGAACTGACGGGCGAAGATTTACTCGATACAGGGGTGACAATCATGGCGCGCCCGCCGGGCAAGAAAAACAGCACGATCCATTTGCTGTCCGGTGGCGAGAAAGCCTTGACTGCCCTGGCCCTGGTTTTTGCCATTTTCAAGCTCAACCCGGCGCCGTTTTGCATGCTCGATGAGGTTGATGCACCGCTCGATGATGCCAACGTAGGCCGCTATGCACGCCTGGTCAAAGAGATGTCACAGACGGTGCAATTCATCTACATCACCCACAACAAAATCGCCATGGAAATGGCCGATCAGTTGATGGGGGTGACGATGCATGAGCCCGGCTGTTCGCGTCTGGTAGCGGTTGATGTTGAGGAGGCAATGGCAATGGTCGATGCTTGAGCTATAAGCATGTAGGACGATTTTTTTCTTCTTGTAAGAAATTTATCTGCGATTTGATCGATACGACGTGAAGGTCAAAGGCTACATGGGCCTAACTCAATGCGACAGACGGTGTAAAGTTATCTTTGGTCGTGTTAATTTAATGTCTAATTTTTTTGTACGTGGGTAAAACGCCATTCAGAACATAGAGTTGGCGCCACGTTTTAAAGGGCTTTAGGCTCTTCTTCATAGAATCATTTTTTAGGGGCAAGGGATTACATGGAAATCGGTCTGCGCGAATGGCTGATAGTCATCGGCATAGTGGTAATCGCCGGTATTCTTTTTGATGGCTGGCGCCGCATGCGTGGTGGCAAAGGCAAGCTCAAGTTCCGGCTTGATCGCAGTTTTTCCAACGCCCCGGACGACGAGCACAGCCCTGAGTTGCTGGGCCCGGCACGGGTTCTGGATACGCCCACCCATAAAGAGCCGCAGCTGGACGAGCATGACTTGCCATCGGTCAGCATGCCTGCGCGGGACAAAGGCGCCAAGCGCGGCAAGCGTGGCGGTGAGCCGAGCCAGGGTGACCTGAACCTTGATCTGGAACTGGATGAAGGCCCGAGCATCAGTGCCCGTGATGATGATCATGTCGCGCCGGTCAAACCTGCGCGCGGCCGTGCCAAACCGAGTGTGGCGGAAGTTGAAGTCAAGGAGCCTGCTGCTGCGCAGCCAGCGGCCGAAGAAGTGCTGGTGATCAGCGTGATCAGCCGTGACCCGGCGGGTTTCAAGGGCCCTGCACTGTTGCAGAACATTCTGGAAAGCGGTCTGCGTTTTGGCGAAATGGATATTTTCCATCGCCATGAAAGCATGGCCGGTAATGGCGAAGTGCTGTTTTCGATGGCCAACGCAGTCAAGCCGGGTGTTTTCGATCTGGATGATATCGACCTGTTCAGCACGCCGGCTGTCAGCTTTTTCCTTGGTTTGCCGGGACCGCGTCATCCCAAGCAGGCTTTTGATGTGATGGTTGCCGCTGCACGCAAGCTGTCCCAGGAACTCAATGGCGAGCTCAAGGACGACCAGCGCAGTGTTCTGACGGCCCAGACCATCGAGCATTACCGCCAGCGCATCGTTGAATTCGAGCGCCGTGCCCTGACTCAAAAACGCTGAACATGTGGGGGCCGGCTTGCCTGCTCCCCCCGCATGCACCATGAATACTACAAGGAGCAGCCTCGGCTGCTCTTTTGCTTTGTGAGAGAACACCCCCATGACCGCCGCCAATACCCGCATTCTAGAGCTGCGCGCTGAACTGGATCAGCATAACTACCGCTACCATGTACTCGACGAGCCGAGCATTCCGGACGCCGAGTACGACCGTCTGTTCCGTGAGTTGAAGGCGCTGGAAGCCGAGCATCCCGAGCTGGTCACTGCCGACTCGCCGACCCAGCGCGTAGGCAGCGCGGCGTTGTCCGCGTTTACTCAGGTGCGTCACGAAGTGCCCATGCTGAGCCTGGGCAATGCGTTCGATGAAACCGATATGCGTGAATTTGATCGCCGGGTCAGTGAAGGGCTGGATCTGCCCGCGGGCGACCTGTTTGGTGGCGGCGCTGAAGTTGAATACAGCTGCGAACCCAAGCTGGACGGGCTGGCGGTGAGTTTGCTGTACCGCGATGGCAATCTGGTGCGCGGTGCCACCCGGGGTGATGGCACCACCGGTGAAGACATCAGCGTCAATGTGCGCACCGTGCGCAATATCCCGCTCAAGCTGCATGGCAGTGGCTGGCCAGCGGTGCTGGAAGTGCGCGGCGAAGTGTTTATGTCCAAGGCCGGTTTTGACCGGCTCAATGAAACCCAGCTCGCCGCCGGCGGCAAGACCTTCGCTAACCCGCGTAACGCGGCGGCGGGCAGCTTGCGTCAGCTGGATTCGAAAATTACCGCCAGCCGCCCGCTGGAGTTTTGCTGCTACGGCCTGGGGCAGGTCTCTGAAGAGTTTTCTGACACCCATATCGGCAATCTCAAGCAGTTGCAGCAATGGGGCATGCCTATCAGCCACGAACTGAAGCTGGCTCATGGTATTGCCGAGTGCCTGGATTACTACCGCGATATTGGCGAGCGCCGGGCTTCGCTGCCCTATGAAATCGACGGCGTGGTGTTCAAGGTCAATAACCTGGCGTCGCAGCGCGAGTTGGGTTTTCGGGCGCGGGAGCCGCGCTGGGCCATCGCCCACAAATTCCCGGCGATGGAAGAGCTGACCGAGCTGCTCGATGTGGAGTTTCAGGTCGGGCGCACCGGTGCGGTAACCCCGGTGGCGCGTCTCAAGCCGGTCAAGGTGGCGGGTGTGACCGTGTCCAACGCCACTCTGCATAATATGGATGAAGTGGCGCGGCTGGGGCTGATGATTGGCGACACCGTGATTATTCGCCGCGCTGGCGATGTGATCCCGCAGGTCGTTCAGGTGGTGCTCGAGCGCCGCCCTGAAAATGCCCGCCCGGTGCAGATTCCTGAACACTGCCCGGTGTGCGGTTCCCATGTCGAGCGCACGCAGTTGATCAAGCGCAGCAAGGGCCGCGAAACCGTCAGCGAAGGCGCGGTGTATCGCTGTGTCGGCCGGTTGGCGTGTGGTGCCCAGCTTAAACAGGCGATCATTCATTTTGTCTCGCGCCGGGCAATGGACATCGAAGGTCTGGGCGAAAAAAGTGTCGAGCAGTTGGTCGACGAGGGGTTGGTGAGCTCGCCGGCAGACCTCTATACCCTGCAGTTCGAGCAGGTCGTCGATCTCGAAGGCTTTGCCGAGCTGTCGAGTAAAAACCTGCTGCAGGCCATTGCCGACAGCAAGCGTCCGACCCTGGCGCGCTTTATCTACGCATTGGGCATTCCTGATGTGGGCGAAGAGACTGCCAAAGTGCTGGCGCGTTCTCTGGCCTCTCTGGAGCGTGTACAGAAGGCCTTGCCGCAAGTGCTGACCTACCTGCCGGATGTGGGCCTGGAAGTGGCGCACGAGATTCACAGCTTCTTCAGTGATGGC harbors:
- a CDS encoding GntR family transcriptional regulator, which produces MTFKAPDSLAEQIAHHLAERIIRGELKPGERIQEQKVTLALNVSRGSVREALLILERRHLIAILPRRGAHVTELTAHKVQSLCTLMSEMYILLGNAVAQRWAVPADLGPFLQIQQRLAASYERQDISAFVEDSFNVMRAAYPFADNPYLQETVENLHPAMSRAYYLALDQRKAEMSEFLALFAQLLEAVLARDLVQIRVVLSSYAQRSCALVLSALTVA
- the smc gene encoding chromosome segregation protein SMC; this encodes MRLTCIKLAGFKSFVDPTTVTFPSNMAAVVGPNGCGKSNIIDAVRWVMGESSAKNLRGESMTDVIFNGSTTRKPVSQASIELVFDNSDGTLLGEYAAYAEISIRRKVTRDSQTTYYLNGTKCRRRDITDIFLGTGLGPRSYSIIEQGMISKLIESKPEDLRNFIEEAAGISKYKERRRETENRIRRTHENLARLTDLRDELGRQLERLHRQAQAAEKYQEYKGQERQLKAQLSALRWQALNEQVGQREAVIGNQEVSFEALVAEQRNADASIERLRDGHHDLSERFNLVQGRFYSVGGDIARVEQSIQHGQQRLRQLQDDLREAERSRLETESHLGHDRTLLATLGEELHMLEPEQELTSAAAEEAAATLEVAEQTMHGWQEQWDSFNLRSAEPQRQSEVLQARIQQLETSMERVAERQRRLAEERALLAADPEDAAILELSEQLATSELTHEELQASEEQLVERLEQVRHDLQQATQNQQQAQGDLQRLNGRLASLEALQQAALDPGTGTSEWLRDQQLAEQPRLAEGLRVEPGWELAVETVLGADLQAVLVEDFARLDLAGFAQGDLRLVSGAGPVSRLAGSLLDKVDTDFDLAPWLAQVRPVESLEQALALRAQLVDGQSLISRDGYWVGRNFLRVRRASEAESGVLARGQEIQRRGLEREEREATLATLEEQLQSLREQQLVQEDSREQVRRRLQDEARQQGEIKAKLSASKAKVEQLTLRRRRLDEELAELAEQRALEHEQVGEARLQLQEALDAMATDTEQRELLLARRDSLREQLDRVRQDARQHKDHAHQLAVRLGSLKAQHDSTRQALERLQMQSERLAEKREQLNLNLEEGEAPLEELRLKLEELLDKRLSVDEELKIAQTALEDADRELRDAEKRRNQAEQQSQLIRGQLEQQRMEWQALSVRRTALQDQLLADGYDLHGVLATLDAEVNEQQAEEELERIAARIQRLGAINLAAIDEYQQQSERKRYLDAQDADLVEALDTLENVIRKIDKETRSRFKDTFDQINGGLQALFPKVFGGGSAYLELTGEDLLDTGVTIMARPPGKKNSTIHLLSGGEKALTALALVFAIFKLNPAPFCMLDEVDAPLDDANVGRYARLVKEMSQTVQFIYITHNKIAMEMADQLMGVTMHEPGCSRLVAVDVEEAMAMVDA
- the zipA gene encoding cell division protein ZipA gives rise to the protein MEIGLREWLIVIGIVVIAGILFDGWRRMRGGKGKLKFRLDRSFSNAPDDEHSPELLGPARVLDTPTHKEPQLDEHDLPSVSMPARDKGAKRGKRGGEPSQGDLNLDLELDEGPSISARDDDHVAPVKPARGRAKPSVAEVEVKEPAAAQPAAEEVLVISVISRDPAGFKGPALLQNILESGLRFGEMDIFHRHESMAGNGEVLFSMANAVKPGVFDLDDIDLFSTPAVSFFLGLPGPRHPKQAFDVMVAAARKLSQELNGELKDDQRSVLTAQTIEHYRQRIVEFERRALTQKR
- the ligA gene encoding NAD-dependent DNA ligase LigA: MTAANTRILELRAELDQHNYRYHVLDEPSIPDAEYDRLFRELKALEAEHPELVTADSPTQRVGSAALSAFTQVRHEVPMLSLGNAFDETDMREFDRRVSEGLDLPAGDLFGGGAEVEYSCEPKLDGLAVSLLYRDGNLVRGATRGDGTTGEDISVNVRTVRNIPLKLHGSGWPAVLEVRGEVFMSKAGFDRLNETQLAAGGKTFANPRNAAAGSLRQLDSKITASRPLEFCCYGLGQVSEEFSDTHIGNLKQLQQWGMPISHELKLAHGIAECLDYYRDIGERRASLPYEIDGVVFKVNNLASQRELGFRAREPRWAIAHKFPAMEELTELLDVEFQVGRTGAVTPVARLKPVKVAGVTVSNATLHNMDEVARLGLMIGDTVIIRRAGDVIPQVVQVVLERRPENARPVQIPEHCPVCGSHVERTQLIKRSKGRETVSEGAVYRCVGRLACGAQLKQAIIHFVSRRAMDIEGLGEKSVEQLVDEGLVSSPADLYTLQFEQVVDLEGFAELSSKNLLQAIADSKRPTLARFIYALGIPDVGEETAKVLARSLASLERVQKALPQVLTYLPDVGLEVAHEIHSFFSDGHNQQVIAQLLERGLELQDQGELGAEFAASTTLGGLIDKLHIPSVGPGGAQKLAEKFGSLEGVINADWLDMRQALPEKQAKAVREFFDNPENARMALEIEAQLRDFGMHWHSEKKAVEGLPLAGQTWVLTGSLELMSRDVAKDKLESLGAKVSGSVSGKTHCVVAGPGAGSKLVKANELGLKVLDEEAFVAFLAGQGISIQ